From Streptomyces durmitorensis, a single genomic window includes:
- a CDS encoding trimeric intracellular cation channel family protein: MIQDLFSPSVQHALDIVGIFVFAISGALLAVRKNFDVFGIAVLAEVTALGGGLIRDVVIGAVPPAAFTDLGYFITPLFAALLVFFLHPEVERTQLAVNVFDAAGLGLFCVTGTTKAYDYGLGLTASAALGLATAVGGGVLRDIIANEVPSLVRWDRDLYAVPAIVGSAMVALCINYDMVNAFTSSLAVVTAFVLRLLALRYHWRAPRAWHRRSTAVEVEDVASS, encoded by the coding sequence GTGATTCAGGATCTGTTCAGTCCCTCCGTCCAGCACGCGCTCGACATCGTCGGGATCTTCGTCTTCGCGATCTCCGGGGCGCTGCTCGCCGTGCGGAAGAACTTCGACGTGTTCGGCATCGCCGTGCTCGCCGAGGTCACCGCGCTGGGCGGAGGGCTCATCCGTGACGTGGTCATCGGTGCGGTGCCGCCCGCGGCCTTCACCGACCTCGGCTACTTCATCACTCCGCTGTTCGCGGCCCTCCTGGTGTTCTTCCTGCACCCCGAGGTGGAGCGCACCCAGCTCGCGGTGAACGTCTTCGACGCGGCGGGCCTCGGCCTCTTCTGCGTCACGGGCACGACCAAGGCGTACGACTACGGCCTCGGGCTCACCGCGTCGGCCGCCCTGGGCCTGGCCACCGCGGTGGGCGGTGGCGTGCTGCGCGACATCATCGCCAACGAGGTGCCCTCACTGGTGCGCTGGGACCGCGACCTGTACGCCGTGCCCGCGATCGTCGGCTCCGCGATGGTCGCGCTCTGCATCAACTACGACATGGTGAACGCCTTCACCAGCAGCCTCGCCGTGGTCACGGCCTTCGTCCTGCGACTGCTCGCCCTGCGCTACCACTGGCGCGCGCCGCGTGCCTGGCACCGGCGGTCGACGGCGGTGGAGGTGGAGGACGTCGCGTCGTCGTGA
- a CDS encoding cysteine dioxygenase family protein — MSASITAYRAARTTGRLDDLVAGVREAVGRGLPPDLTAYLVGERLAPHLGAADLLTDEQCEGDDERYRQHLLHAEHDGSFSVVGLVWLPGQHTPVHDHVSWCVTGVHEGAEHERRYRLVPAASGSPARLVATEDLVNPQGAVCGFAPPGDIHRVWNAGTERAISLHVYGADISRLGTSVRRVYELPADR; from the coding sequence ATGAGTGCCTCCATCACCGCGTACCGCGCAGCCCGCACCACCGGGCGTCTGGACGACCTCGTCGCCGGCGTCCGCGAGGCCGTCGGCCGTGGCCTGCCGCCGGACCTGACCGCGTATCTCGTCGGCGAGCGGCTCGCGCCCCACCTGGGCGCGGCCGATCTGCTCACCGACGAGCAGTGCGAGGGCGACGACGAGCGCTACCGGCAGCATCTGCTGCACGCCGAGCACGACGGCAGCTTCTCGGTGGTCGGCCTGGTCTGGCTGCCGGGCCAGCACACGCCGGTCCACGACCATGTCTCCTGGTGCGTCACCGGCGTCCACGAGGGCGCGGAGCACGAGCGGCGCTACCGCCTCGTCCCGGCCGCGTCCGGCTCCCCGGCGCGGCTCGTCGCCACCGAGGACCTGGTCAACCCGCAGGGCGCGGTGTGCGGCTTCGCACCGCCCGGCGACATCCACCGGGTCTGGAACGCCGGTACGGAGCGGGCGATCTCGCTCCACGTGTACGGCGCGGACATATCCCGCCTGGGCACCAGCGTGCGCCGGGTGTACGAGCTGCCGGCCGACCGCTGA
- a CDS encoding YeiH family protein translates to MALLGQRPRAATTPPRPSGPLPGLALAALGVAAAWATHALLPAVPMLTAAVVLGLAAAHVPGVRAVVRGRGRAGLSLAGKRLMRLGIVLLGLKLSLDDVLGLGWATVAMVLGVVAATFFGTWWLGRRLGLPGDQPLLIATGYSICGASAIGAVSEVSESEERDAAVSVALVTLCGTLAIAVLPLLQGPLGLSDAEFGRWAGASVHDVGQVVATAQTAGAGALGDAVLVKLMRVAVLAPLVAAVGLSLRARSAARGAGATAGKRRPPVLPLFVAGFLGMVAVRSTGWVPGSALDLAGHVQELLLAAALFGLGAAVDLPSLTRTGGRVAALGLSAWVVVAGVSYVGVVLTA, encoded by the coding sequence ATGGCGCTGCTCGGGCAGCGGCCGCGCGCCGCCACCACGCCGCCCCGCCCCAGCGGCCCCCTGCCGGGACTCGCTCTCGCAGCCCTCGGCGTCGCGGCGGCCTGGGCGACGCATGCGCTGCTCCCCGCCGTCCCGATGCTGACGGCGGCGGTGGTGCTGGGCCTCGCGGCGGCGCATGTCCCGGGTGTGCGTGCCGTCGTACGCGGCCGGGGCAGGGCGGGGCTCTCCCTCGCGGGCAAGCGGCTGATGCGGCTCGGCATCGTGCTGCTCGGCCTGAAGCTGAGCCTGGACGACGTCCTTGGCCTCGGCTGGGCGACGGTGGCGATGGTGCTCGGAGTGGTCGCGGCGACGTTCTTCGGTACGTGGTGGCTTGGCCGCAGGCTCGGCCTGCCCGGCGACCAGCCGCTCCTGATCGCCACCGGCTACTCGATCTGCGGTGCGTCCGCGATCGGCGCGGTCAGCGAGGTGTCCGAGAGCGAGGAGCGGGACGCGGCGGTCTCGGTGGCCCTCGTGACGCTCTGCGGGACGCTCGCCATCGCCGTACTGCCCCTGTTGCAGGGGCCGTTGGGGCTGAGCGACGCGGAGTTCGGGCGGTGGGCCGGTGCGAGCGTGCACGACGTGGGGCAGGTGGTGGCCACCGCGCAGACCGCAGGGGCGGGGGCGCTGGGTGACGCGGTCCTGGTGAAGCTGATGCGGGTGGCGGTGCTCGCGCCGCTGGTGGCGGCGGTGGGTCTCTCCCTGCGGGCGCGGTCCGCCGCGCGCGGGGCGGGGGCGACTGCGGGGAAACGCAGGCCGCCGGTGCTGCCGCTGTTCGTGGCGGGGTTCCTGGGGATGGTCGCGGTGCGGAGCACCGGCTGGGTGCCGGGATCCGCCCTGGACCTGGCGGGTCACGTCCAGGAACTGCTCCTCGCGGCGGCCCTGTTCGGGCTCGGCGCCGCGGTGGACCTGCCCTCGCTCACCCGAACGGGCGGGCGCGTGGCGGCACTTGGGCTGTCCGCCTGGGTGGTGGTGGCGGGGGTTTCCTACGTGGGCGTCGTCCTCACGGCCTGA
- a CDS encoding LysR family transcriptional regulator, with protein MFDSRHIRSFHEVVRTGSYSAAARSLGYTQPAITQQMKALERSVGTVLFTRVGRRMRLTEAGEALSRHAGIILGNINAAEQQMNAITGLRTGRVRICAFPSANATLIPEALARLAKSHPGVRVELQENEPPESLQRLVDGDCDITLAFHYPGLHEDVPDEVMEIPLMEDQLTVLMPARHPLARRRSVRLVDLADERWIAGCLRCRANFLHECAEQGFAPDIAFTTDDNLVIQSLVAEGLGIAMMPGLVLNFLRHREVTGRALDPASRRQVSAYALREHLRIPATALVLEELKAVAANRIGC; from the coding sequence GTGTTCGATTCCCGGCACATCAGGTCATTCCATGAAGTGGTCCGCACCGGTTCCTACTCCGCCGCCGCCCGCTCGCTCGGCTATACGCAGCCGGCGATCACCCAGCAGATGAAGGCGCTCGAACGGTCCGTCGGCACGGTCCTGTTCACCCGCGTCGGCCGCAGGATGCGGCTGACCGAGGCGGGCGAGGCGCTGTCCCGGCACGCGGGGATCATCCTCGGGAACATCAACGCCGCCGAGCAGCAGATGAACGCCATCACGGGCCTGCGCACCGGACGCGTCCGCATCTGCGCCTTCCCCAGCGCCAACGCCACCCTCATCCCCGAGGCGCTGGCCCGGCTCGCGAAGAGCCATCCCGGTGTGCGCGTCGAGCTCCAGGAGAACGAACCGCCCGAGTCGCTCCAGCGCCTGGTGGACGGCGACTGCGACATCACGCTGGCCTTCCACTACCCCGGCCTGCACGAGGACGTGCCGGACGAGGTGATGGAGATCCCGCTGATGGAAGACCAGTTGACGGTCCTCATGCCGGCCCGCCACCCGCTCGCCCGGCGCCGCTCCGTCCGGCTCGTCGACCTCGCGGACGAGCGCTGGATCGCGGGCTGCCTGCGCTGCCGCGCCAACTTCCTGCACGAGTGCGCCGAGCAGGGCTTCGCGCCGGACATCGCCTTCACCACGGACGACAACCTCGTCATCCAGAGCCTGGTCGCCGAGGGGCTCGGCATCGCGATGATGCCGGGGCTCGTCCTCAACTTCCTGCGCCACCGGGAGGTGACGGGCCGGGCCCTCGATCCGGCGTCGCGGCGGCAGGTCTCGGCGTACGCGCTCCGGGAGCACCTGCGGATTCCCGCGACGGCGCTGGTCCTTGAGGAGTTGAAGGCGGTCGCGGCGAACCGGATCGGCTGCTGA
- a CDS encoding helix-turn-helix transcriptional regulator has protein sequence MKSDRLLSILLLLQTRGQVPAHELADRLEVSVRTIYRDIEALSASGVPVYAERGRHGGIALLPGFRTDVTGLTADESRALFILAAQGAHAALGLGDAIGSALRKVMAALPAPHRPAAELTSRRILVDAARWMPGPRGSDPVTADLDVLQDAVFSDRRLRLRYRHSGDAEPSTYTVDPYGLVSKAGVWYLVADRRGTPQLFRADRVRAATLTDVPVRRRPGVELADVWRVLKRQVEDRPVGVDVTARVARDRFAQFLRLKGQFLSARPEDDGESEWITVRLGFGVVGDARTLLPFAASVEVLSPPEVRAELEGAAAAVTDLYAGNGSARR, from the coding sequence GTGAAATCCGACCGGCTGCTCTCGATCCTGCTGCTGCTCCAGACCCGCGGGCAGGTCCCCGCCCATGAACTCGCCGACCGTCTCGAAGTCTCGGTGCGCACCATCTACCGCGACATCGAGGCGCTCTCGGCCTCCGGCGTCCCGGTGTACGCCGAGCGCGGGCGGCACGGGGGCATCGCGCTCCTGCCCGGGTTCCGCACCGACGTCACGGGGCTCACGGCGGACGAGTCGCGGGCGCTGTTCATCCTGGCCGCCCAGGGCGCGCACGCCGCGCTCGGACTCGGGGACGCGATCGGCTCCGCGCTGCGCAAGGTCATGGCGGCCCTGCCCGCACCGCACCGTCCCGCCGCCGAGCTGACGAGCCGGCGCATCCTCGTCGACGCGGCGCGCTGGATGCCGGGGCCGCGCGGATCGGATCCGGTCACCGCCGACCTCGACGTGCTGCAGGACGCCGTGTTCTCCGACCGTCGGCTGCGCCTGCGCTACCGGCACAGCGGCGACGCGGAGCCGAGCACGTACACGGTGGACCCCTACGGCCTCGTCTCCAAGGCGGGCGTCTGGTATCTGGTCGCCGACCGGCGCGGCACGCCCCAGCTCTTCCGCGCCGACCGGGTGCGGGCCGCGACGCTCACGGATGTGCCCGTGCGGCGCAGGCCCGGTGTCGAACTCGCCGACGTCTGGCGTGTGCTGAAGCGCCAGGTCGAGGACCGTCCGGTCGGCGTCGACGTGACGGCGCGGGTCGCGCGCGATCGTTTCGCCCAGTTCCTGCGCCTGAAGGGGCAGTTCCTCAGCGCACGTCCCGAGGACGACGGGGAGAGCGAGTGGATCACCGTCCGGCTTGGTTTCGGTGTCGTCGGTGACGCCCGCACGCTGCTCCCGTTCGCCGCGAGTGTGGAGGTGCTCTCGCCGCCCGAGGTGCGGGCCGAGCTGGAGGGCGCCGCCGCCGCGGTCACCGATCTGTACGCAGGAAACGGCTCAGCTCGCCGGTGA
- a CDS encoding thioesterase family protein has translation MAEAASIPAAVPASIGDSEFDRDTAVTRREPGVYDIELSAGWTIINAVNGGYLLAVIGRALADALPHADPFTVSAHYLTASHPGPAVIRTDTARAGRTLSTGQASLFQYDDEGREVERIRVLASYGDLAGLPDDVRTTAKPPALPPIEQCFGPQDAPDHRPVPGSSAISDRLFLKLDPSTVGWAVGQPSGKGEMRAWFGLADGRDADPLSLLLAVDALPPTAFELGLSGWVPTVELTVHVRARPAPGPLRVSITTRNLAGGFLEEDAEVWDAADRLVAQSRQLARVRLS, from the coding sequence ATGGCAGAGGCAGCATCCATACCGGCAGCGGTGCCCGCGAGCATCGGCGACAGCGAGTTCGACCGCGACACCGCGGTCACCCGGCGGGAGCCCGGTGTCTATGACATCGAGCTCTCCGCCGGGTGGACGATCATCAACGCCGTCAACGGCGGCTATCTCCTCGCGGTCATCGGCCGCGCGCTGGCCGACGCCCTGCCGCACGCGGATCCCTTCACGGTCTCCGCGCACTACCTCACGGCGTCCCACCCCGGGCCCGCCGTCATCCGCACGGACACGGCGCGGGCCGGGCGGACCCTGTCGACCGGGCAGGCCTCCCTCTTCCAGTACGACGACGAGGGGCGCGAGGTCGAGCGGATCCGCGTGCTCGCCTCGTACGGAGATCTGGCGGGGCTTCCCGACGACGTCCGCACGACGGCCAAGCCGCCCGCCCTGCCGCCGATCGAGCAGTGCTTCGGTCCGCAGGACGCTCCGGACCACCGCCCTGTGCCCGGCAGTTCGGCGATCAGTGACCGGCTCTTCCTGAAGCTGGACCCGTCCACCGTCGGGTGGGCCGTCGGCCAGCCCTCGGGCAAGGGGGAGATGCGGGCCTGGTTCGGCCTCGCGGACGGCCGTGACGCCGACCCGCTGTCGCTGCTGCTCGCGGTGGACGCGCTGCCGCCGACGGCCTTCGAGCTCGGCCTCTCCGGCTGGGTCCCCACCGTGGAGCTGACGGTGCATGTGCGGGCCAGGCCCGCGCCCGGTCCCCTGCGGGTTTCCATCACCACGCGGAACCTCGCCGGGGGCTTCCTGGAGGAGGACGCGGAGGTCTGGGACGCGGCGGATCGCCTGGTCGCCCAGTCGCGCCAGCTTGCCCGGGTCCGGCTCTCCTGA